Genomic segment of Archangium lipolyticum:
ATGGGCGCCGGCCGCGTCATCGCCGTGGACCACATCGACTACCGCCTCGAGTTCGCGAGGAACTGGTTCGGCGTCGAGACGCTCAACTTCAAGGACCTCGATCTCGTCACCACGGTGAAGGGAATGACGGAGGGCCGCGGCGCCGATGCCACCATCGACGCGGTCGGCTGCGAGGCGGCGGGCTCGCCCGTGCATCGCGTGCTCGGCGTCTACGGGAAGCTGGAGGCCGGGTCTCCACAGGCCATCAACTTCGCCATCCACGCCACGCGCAAGGCCGGGACGATCTCCCTCATTGGCGGCTATGGCCCACCGTTCAACGGCGTCGACATCGGCACCTTCATGAACAAGGCGCAGACGATGCGCACCGGCCAGGCCAGCGTGAAGCGCTACATGCCGCACCTGCTCGAGCACGTCCGGGCCGGGCGGATCCAACCGAAGAAGGTCTTCACCCACCGCCTGCCGCTGGAGCAGGCCTCCCTCGGCTACCACACGTTCGCCCAGAAGCGTGACGGCTGCATCAAGGTGGCGCTCTTCCCCAACGGAACCCTTCACTAGGACGGAGACCCCGATGAATCCCACGCCAGAGCTGAGCACTCCGGAGAGAATCCAGAAGCGGTCCGGGTACCAGTCCCTTCAGCCCGTGACGAGACCGGACTACTGGGGCGTCGACCTCGACCCGTCCCGCCGGCCGGGTGTCCCGATGATGCGGGAGAACCCCCAGCCGTGGCCGAACACGCGCTTCCCACCGGAGCGCCAGCCGGGTGAGCCGACCTCACCCATGCACGGCCGCCCCAACAAGACCATGCCGCCGGTCTTCGGCACCGCCGTCCCGCTGCGCGGCCTCTCCGGTGCGATCCGTAGGTTCGCCTACAGCTACCCGGACCACTACCCGAGCCACTGGTTCCTGAAGATGCTCGGGGACCGCGTCGACTTCTGGAGCTACCGCGCCCGGCGCGTCCTGCCGGTGGTGGTGCCGTTCGCGGTGCTGGGCTTCCTCGGCGGCCTGGTCCGCCGTTGAGCCACTCCCCGCGCGGGGGGCTATGACTCCGGCGTGGGGAACACCACCAACCGCCCCGAGCGCAGCATCACGGCGAGCTCGGGGCGCGCGTCTCCGAGCAGGTTCACGGGCCGGACCCACTCCACCTGTCCGCCTGGCTCGTAGCGCCGCGCCCGGCCCCAGTTGCCGCCGCCCGTCCCGAGCGCCACCCACAGCGTGGTGTTGTCCTGGGACACACCGACGAAATCCGAAACGCCATCAGCATCCAGGTCCGTCAGCGCGAGCGTCTTGTCTCCCACGGGAGGCGCGCACGGAAAGGCGGCCCCAAGCGACCCGTGCCCATCACCGGGGTACAGCACCACGCCGCCGTTGCGCGACGCCGCCTGCACCAGGTCCATCCGTCCATCACCATCGGCATCCGTGACACCGAGCAGTTCCTCGGCGGAAAACTGATACGCGAAGCCGTGTCCCCGGAGCGTGGAGCCATCCGCTGCGGTGGGGTTGAGGTTGATGCCCAGCGTCGTGTGGATGAGATCCAACGTGCCATCGCCATTGAAGTCCGCGGCGAGCGGAGCTCCCACACCCGCGCAGCTGTCATCCGGCTCGGGGTTGTAATCCTCCAGGCGAGCCCCGCGGAACGTGCCGTCCCCCTGGTTCGTGAAGCGCAACACCGTGCCGAGGCAGTACCCCGGGACGGCGACCACGAGGTCCATGCGCCCATCGCGATTGAAGTCGGCGGCCAGGTGGTACCCCACATACTCCAAGGCCCAGAGCGGTAGCTCCCGCTCGAAGGGGGCCGTCGTGTCGTTCCACAGCACCCCCACGGAAGGCCCATACCAGGTGTCCGGTGGAGCATCCAGACGCCGGAAGGCACCCGCGAGATCGGTCCGGCCATCGCCGTCGAAGTCGCCCGCGACGATTCCACGCGCCTCGCGGTGTGAGGCGACGTCCCGGGTCATGAAGGTGCCGTTCCCCGCGTTCAGCACCAGCCGGACCCCTTTCTCCGGCAGCGCGAGCGCCACATCCTGGCGCCCATCCGCATCGAAGTCCCCCATCGCCACGTCCGTGCTCACCACCCCTGTCTCCACCGTCGCCAGCGGAGACACGGACGGGAGCGTGGAGGAGCCACCGGGCCTGGAAGCCAGGGGGCACGCGAAGGGGACGAGCGGTTCGCGGACGAGCTCGTCCGGGATGGCGTACACGGACACCGTGTTGTCGTCCGCCTCGGCCACCAGCAGCTCCGGCGTGCCATCGCCATCCAGGTCCGCCGTGGCGGCGGCGCTCGGAGCCCGGCCCACCGACAACTGGCCACGCGACACGAGCGTTCCATCTCCCTTCCCCCGCAGGAGGGTCACCGCGCCCCCCGTGCCGTGCAGGGCCACCACGTCGGGAAGGCCATCGGTGTCGAGGTGCACCACGGCGACGTCGGTCGCATCGGGCTCGAGAAACACCGTGGAAGCCAGGGAGAACCCCCCCTGGCCATCGCCCAGGAACACCGAGGCCCGGGTAGCGGTTGCCGCGAGCAGATCCGCGTGCCCATCGCGGTTGAAGTCCGTAGTGTACAGGTGACGGACGAAACCACTCCAGAGCGCGAGCCCCGCGGCCCGGACCCGGCCCATGGCGTCTCCGAGGAAGAGGTGGGCATTGTGCCCATGCTCCAGGGTGGCGTTGAACGCGACATCCGCGAAGCCATCCTCGTTGTAGTCCGCGACCGCGGCCTCCAGGCCGGAGTCCAGCATGTAGACCACATCCCCTCCGTCCTCCCACTGGAGGAACGAGGCCTCGAAGCCCCCGTCTCCCCGGGGCCGCAGCAGACTGAATCCGGCGAGGCTCCCGGGCCCCTCGTCGGAGGCTTCGTTACCGAGCACCCACAGGAAAGGGGAACCCGCGCCTCCGCTCCAGAAGCCCAGGCTGGAGACGACCCCCTCGCCAAAGGAGAAGGGCTTCACCGCGAAGGAGCCGTTCCCCTCCCCGAGCAGCAACTGCGCCCCGCCGCGAGTCCCCACCAACACGTCCAGATCGCCATCGCCATCCGCGTCACCAGCCGCGATACGGCCCATCGCACCCCGGACGTCTCGCAACGCAGTGACCTTGCCGAGACCTCCGCGCCCGTCATTGAGCAACAGGAGGAACTCGCCGACACGGCTCACGTACTGGCTCGTGAAGTTGCGGCCACTCGCGTTGACGGCGACGTCCACCGCACCGTCGCCATTGAAGTCACCCACCGCGAGCCCTCGCGGCGACACGCCCGCGTGGAACGAGGCTCGCCACCAGGCGCTCCGCTCACGCTTCGGCTCGGCCGGAGGCGGCATGCTCCCGCCCGGGCCAGGCGGATCCGGCTCGACGGGCGGAGGCTCGACGAGCGGGGGCGGTGGCTCCACGGGTGGTGCAGAGACATCCTCCGAAGGAGCCGACGGGACCGACGAGGGAACCTCGGCGGGCACCTCCCCCACGTCCACCACACGACACCCCGCGAACAACCAGGCCCCCGCGTACAGGCCCACACGCGCCCACTTCCCCCACCCGCCCCTCGACACCATCACCGCTCCCCCTCGACCCGCTTGCGCTGCAAATGCGCATGGGGCGCGTGGCTCGCAAGAACGGTCCGCCCGAGGCCGCGCCGCTACTCCCTCGCTCCCTCTACGGTGAGCCCGCTCCGGCATCCGCGGTGTCGGCGTGACGCACGCGGAACCGCAGCGCCTGGCCCGACACGGGTTCCATCGCTCGCCGTCCCAGATCGTTGGGAACGAACCAGAAGCTCCCCTCGTCGTTCACGCACCACAGCTCGTACTCGCCCACGGGGATGGCCCCGAGCGTGGTCACCACCCTGCCCCGCCCGGGCTCCTCGGTGACGGCCTGGGCGAGCGGGATGACGAAGAGTTGCAGCAGCTCGGCGGCGATCTCCCGGCTCGGGTCCCCCTGCAGGGCGCCAAGGAACGGAGCCGGATTGGGCAGCAGCGGCACGAGGACCTGCGCGGGCCGCCCCTGGCTGTCGAGCGGCACGGTCTGACCGGGCCGAGGCACGAAGCGCAGGAAGAACTGGGGCCACAGGTCGAACACGCCATCCCCGTTCACGTCATCTGGAGTCCCGTCCCCATTGGTGTCCGCGAGCCGGACGAAGAACCGGGGCTCCTCGCCGCGCAGCAACCCGAAGCCCTCGCTCCTCACGGAGAACGAGGTGATCGCCGTGGCCGAGTCCGTCAGGGACAGCACGCCCCCCTCCCCCTGCTCCACGACCTGGAACGCGGGAAGCGGACGGCGCACGCCGCGAGACAGCGCGAGGTCCGCCGTCAGCACCTGCCCCGGCTGGACGTTCAGCTCGACCGAGGACTCGGGCACCTGATCGCCCGCCCCTGGCTGCGCGAGCACGTCGACGGTCAGGTCCGCGTCGCCATTGGCATCGAGGAACCCCCACAGCCGGTACACGTCGGGGCCCACCTCGGAGAAGCGGAAGCGCGCGTCCCCGGCCGCGAGGCGCACCTCGGGCACGGCGGTCACGTACCTCGGCACCCCACGCTGCTCCGGAGGCGCTTCGCCGGGAGAAAACAGGAACAGGTAGGCATTGCCCCGGGCGGGGCCCGACGGCGCCACGCTGCCCTCCACGCGGGCGGCGCGCCGGAGCTCCGTGGAGGGCTCGGAGCAGCCGGCGAGGACGAGCCCGAGGGTCAGGCAGAGGACACGAAGGGCGATGGGAGACACGGCGCCACTCTATCCTTCCGGGGGTGCTCGCGGCTCTGGCAAGGTATCGCCCCGACTCTCCTGGGAGGCCACACCATGAAGATGAAGGATCGGGTGGAGAAGCTGGAGGAGCAGCGCCGGCGCAACGAGGGGATGGGGGGACCGGAGCGGATCGAGCGTCAGCACGCCAAGGGAAAGCTGACGGCCCGCGAGCGCCTGAAGCGGCTGTTCGACGAGAACACCTTCGAGGAGATGGGGCTGCTGGCCGGAGCGGAGGGCAACCTCCCCGAGGAGGAGGCGCCGGGCAAGCCCTCGCCGGCGGACGGCGTCATCACGGGCGTGGGGGAGATCGACGGCAGACCGGTGGCGGCGGCCATCTACGACTTCACGGTGTTCGGGGGCTCCATCGGCACGGTGGGCGAGCGCAAGGTGGCGAGGCTGAGGGACCTCGCGCTGAAGAACCGGATTCCGATGGTGTGGCTGGTGGACTCGGCGGGGGCGCGGTTGGAGGCGGGAGGCGAGGTGGACCCGAGACGCCTGGCGAGCTTCGCGGACACGGGGTACCTCTTCCGCGAGCAGGTGGTGATGAGCGGGGTCATCCCGCAGGTGGCGGCGATGGTGGGCCCCGGAGCTGCGGGTACGGCCTACATCCCGGCGCTGGCGGACTTCGTGCCCATGGTGAAGGGAACGAGCTCCATCGCCATTGGCGGCCCATACCTGGTGGAGTCGGTGGTGGGCGAGAAGGTGACGGAGGAGGAGCTGGGAGGCTCGAAGGTGCACAACGAGCTGTCCGGGGTTGCTGACTCCGAGTACCCGGACGACGCGGCATGCCTCACCGCCATCCGCGAGTATCTGTCCTTCTTCCCCTCGCACTGCGAGGACAAGCCGCCGCGCAAGCAGTCGTCGGACCCGTTCGACCGGAGGGACGAGGATCTGCTGAAGGTGGTACCGGAGAGCCCGAGGCAGGCGTTCGACATGCACAAGGTCATCCTGTCGCTGGTGGATGACCGGAAGTTCTTCCCGCTCAAGCCGAGGTTCGCGCGCAACTTGATTACAGGACTGGCGCGCATCGATGGCTGGCCGGTGGGCATCGTGGCGAACAACTCGATGTACCTGGGCGGAATCCTGGACGTGAACGCGTCGGACAAGGCGGCGCGGTTCATCAACCTGTGCGATGCCTTCAACATCCCGCTGGTGTTCCTACAGGACGTGCCGGGCTTCATGGTGGGCACGAAGGTGGAGCAGCAGGGAATCATCCGGCACGGGGCGAAGATGATGTACGCGGTGGCGAGCGCCACGGTGCCCAAGCTCACGGTGGTGGTGCGCAAGGGTTACGGGGCGGGCTATTACGTGATGAACGGCCGGGCCTTCGAGCCGGACCTGCTGGTGGCGTGGCCTGGGGCGGAGATTGGCGTGATGGGCCCAGAGGGAATGGTGTCCATCGCGGCGCGCAAGCTGCTGCAGAGCGCGGAGAGCCCCGAGGCGGCCGAGGCCATGAAGAAGGAGCTGGCGGACGGCCTGCGCCAGCACATCCGCATCGAGCGCACGGCGGCCATGGCGATGGTGGATGACGTGGTGGACCCGCGCGACACACGGAGGCTGCTGGCCCGGGCTCTCAAGCGCACAGCCAACAAGAAGGTCGAGCGCCCCTTCCGCCGCCGCGAAATCTCCCCCGTGTAGCCTGCCCCGACGGGTTCGAATCCCGTCGGGGCTGACCTGGGAATCCTGGCCCAGTCCCTGCCTGTCGTTCGCGTGAAGGTGCGTGTTGGCGTGCAGGAAGAAGCCCTCCATGAGGGCGCACCGGGGTAGCGGCGAAGGTGTCAAACACCTCGTCCGCAGGGGCGGCGTTGGTGGACTCGACCGGGGAAGAGGTGGCGCATGCCGCGTGGCAGGAGGCGCCCATTCCCCCCAATGGTTCTGGCGGCGTCGTGGTGGGCACCCAGGGGAAGCCTGCGCAGCTCAGCTGCCCCTGTACTCTCAAGCTGTGGGAAGCTCAGGGGCCCCGTACCGTCACCCCGGGAACGTCACCTTCCCGGTGAGCCAGAAGGCGGCGCCCTGAGCACGGCAACTGCGAGCCGTGCCCGGCCTCAAGGGGTGGAGCGCCCGCCGATCTCCGGGAAGCGCTCGTAGGCCCGCGTCAGCGCGTCCAGGTGCGCGGGGTTGTCCAGGTCGAGCGGAGCCTCGGTGAGCCGGACAACCCACCCGTCCGTCGCGGTACGCCGTGAGCGCGAAAGCAGCTCCGCGTCGCGGGCGGGATCCGGAAAGCCGATGGCCCGTGCGGCAGCTTCCGACCAGTAGTTCAGCCACCCGAGACAATGTGGAATCTCGGGTGCGGGGATGGCGTCTGGGAGCTTGAGCGCTGGCAACCCCCGTGGTGGCTTTGGTGGCCCATACATCTTTGGCCCCATCTGCTCCGCAATGACAAGCATCACGCTTCCCGGCGTTATATGTCCCCACACAGCCTGTGCACCCTCCGCCACACCTGCCAATACACCCCCCGCAGCGGCGATAACGGCGTTCTCCAGCGGCAACATCGCATGGATTTGAAGCTGCGGCTGGGCGCCCGGATAACGGCCCGCCGGGATTTCCCATCCGCCTAGCGTCACGACATGGTTGTCATCGTCATTACAGAGGAACGGGAAATCCCCATCTGCTCTCTCTCTTTCGACCCATTCATCTCGTTGGGGCAAAGAGACGAGTCCTTCTTCCTTGGACATCGTCCATCCCAGGTACAAACCAGGGAAAGCTCGTTCCATCCCATGAACGATGGCAAGTCTGCGCTCATCATGACTCATGAGTGAAGGCGCATAGACATTGAGGGTGAGGGAATCTTTTGCGTCTGACATTTCAACACCAATTCATGACTACTACGTCAAGGCTGGGGTCTGCTCGGAGCAGAGCTGCTTTGTGTGCTTCGCTACGAACGCCGACGACAAATTTAAAGCCACATTCCGCAGCAAGCCTTCGCTCTCGCTGTATTTCCGGCAACTTCATTTCGACCAAGAACTGCCGCGAGCGAGGCGGTTGTTTCTCAAAGTCATCCGTTTTGACCTCCCAGAGCGTGCGCGTGGCCAGTTGCAGCGCGTCGAAGTTCTTCCCATTCACGTACACATCCCCACCAGGGAAGGCGTTGCCCGGCATCTTGTCGGCGCATTCGTTGTGCGGGTCATGCCCGCCACGGTGGCGCGGCAAGGGGATGGGCTTGCATCTCGGGTCGTCTTCTTCCTGGGTGAGGGCGGTCGCGGGCTGCTTTCGCGGTGACGGCTCCCGGGCCGGTGCTTTCGTCGCACGAGGCTGGGCCTCGAGTTCCACAATGAGTTCGAGACGTCCCGCAGTCGGGCCTCGAGCACCCGTTGAGCGTCGACCCAGGGCGGATGGCTGTCAGACTCCGGCCCGGCGGTGCTGGAGGGCCAGAGCAGGACGAGGGCCACGAGCACCGGGCCCACCCTGGAGAGCGCCAAAGGGGCCTCGCTTGCGCGTCCAGCCTGGGCGAGGCCCTCGGCGCCCCTCGCCACCTCAGCGGCTTGCCCGCTCGTCCTCGCTGCGCGGGAGAAGCGCTCGAAGGCCCGTTCCGCTGCGGTGAGCTTGCGGTCCAGCTGTTCCCACTGATGCGGCTCGATGTCTTTGCGTGCCCGAGACAGCAGCGCCCTGGCCTTGTCCAGGTCCGCCTTTCCAATCCACGACCGATCCGGTGCCGGCTCCATCGGCGCGGAAACGAGCCGGATGCGCGGGCTCGAAGTGGGAGTCGACGCGAAGGCCTGGGACCGTGGCATCGACTGCGAGGCGGGCGCGCTAGCGCAGGCGGTGAGCAGCACCAGGAGCGCGGTCCAAGCTCGCAAGCGCATCGTCACGTCCTTTCATCAAGCGAGGGGGGGGCAGGCTCAAGTCGGGCCCGCTGGGGAGTATGCCAGCACGCTTCGACAGCGACGAACGAGCGCGCGAGGGGCACAACCTCTCCCCCTCTTGCAGCGTCGCGCTTCGTCGTGCTGCCCGCTCAGAGCTGGAGGTCCAGCGCCTGGACAGGGCTGATGCTCTTGGCGGTATAGCCAGGCTGGGTGCCGTCGCCCAACTGGCCGCTGAGATTGCCTCCCCAGGTCCAGACCGTGCCGTCCTTCTTCACCGCGACCGCGTTGTGCATGCTCGCCGCGACGCGGGTGACGTCCGTCAGTCCCTGAACCCGCACGGGCGTCGTGCGCACGGTGGCTGTGGAGCCATCACCCAGCTGTCCGTCCAGGCTGTAGCCCCAGGCCCACGCGCTGCCATCACTCCTCACCGCCACCGAGAACCGATTCCCCGCGGCGATGGAGATGACGCCAGGCAGGCTGGCGAGCCGCGCCGGAGTGGTGCGCTTGTCGGTGGCGGCACCATCGCCCAGCTGACCGTGGCCGTTGACTCCCCAGGCCCACAGCGTTCCGTCATGGCCCACCGCCAGGGAGTGATTTCCATTGACGGAGAGGAGGACGATGCCGGAGAGGCCTGGCACCTGCACCGGAGCCGTGCGTTGGGTGGTGGTGCCGTCGCCGAGCTGGCCGCTTGCGTTTCTACCCCAGGCCCAGACGGTGCCATCCGGTTAACACGTTGTCAGCTTGTATTCACCCACAGTGAAGGACGCAAAGGCGAGCACTGGCCGCCAGCAGGATGAATTCCACGTCATGGGGCGGACTCCAAATCCGCTCCACCGCCGAGCACAGGAGCGGCTCGTCGTCGCTCACCAGCTGCTGGGCGTGCTGGCCGACGTGCTACTCAAGGCCCTCACCAAGGCTCCCGCCGGACACGAGGCAAGCGATGACCACCAAGAAAACGCCTCGGCCCACGTTTTCCGAATCCAGAAGGACGCCACTCCAGGTCATCGCTGAGATTCGCAAGCTCGCCAGGAAGCATTACAGCGATTCGCAGATAGCAGAGGAGCTCAACCGGAGTGGCTTGAAGAGCGGCCTGAGTCACGCCTTCACCCACCGCCTGGAGGTGTCCGCACCCGGGGAGGACCCGGAGACCACCACGCTCTCGGGCAAGATGAGCCCCTGGACCGGCGCATGGATGCTGCTCGCCGAGGGCGCCGATAGGACCTTCACCGCCCGGGTCCTAGACGCCGCCGGCACCCAGCTCTACGCGGGACAGGCCACAAGCGTCACGCTTGCCGACGGCAAGAAGACACTCGTTTTCATCACCCTCGACGACCTGGCCATCTCGAACGCCACGCAGAGAGAGGCGCCCTACCTCACCTCCGTCACCTCCCACCCGGCCGAAGTCAGCGCCGGCTGCACCGTGTCCCTGCGCGCCACCGTCCGCGAGAGGAACCCGGGTGACACGCTGCAGTTGGAGTGGAGAGCCTACCGGCGGAGCCCTCGCCCACCCTCCGGAGGCACCATCACCTAGACGGCGCCTCTACCGGTGCCGCCTGCTCTGTCGACTGCACAGCCGTTGACTACCTGGGGGGGAGCTCCGGCTTCACCCTTCCCCTCATCGTGCCCGCCTCCGCCACCACCAGCTCCTGCTGCCAGCACTGTGGGACTGGCAGCAAGCCGTGCGGTGACAGCCCTCCTCAATCACTGACTGACGCTGACGCTGAAGTCCAGCGAGGATATCTTGTCATCAATATCCCCATACCACGGCAAGTCAAACCAGTGGGTATCACCAAAGTCAAAATCAGCATGCCCGTCGAACAGGTAGGCTCGAGTATCATCGAGGTATGGGTCCTTATAGAAACTGCCCACAATGTTATTGATTACAAAACTCGACCCATTCAAGCGACAAGGAGAGATGCCCCGCTCATAACATATGGAAAGCGCATCCCTGTAGGATGAGTACGCATTGTCATGCAGAATCGTGGGGTATCGCAAACCAATCTCAGATGCAGGATTTGGGTACTGACTGGCGATGGCGGAGTTGAATTCAAAAAGCGAACCATAACAGGCTCTCTCGCCCCCATAGCCGGTGCCGGTATACATCTCAACGAGACAGGACGGGGGGGACAGACACGAACCGTAATTCCCACAGGTCGACCCAGCACCATTAATTGTGCACGCGCGATCACACCGTGAAGAACCAGAACAGATGCTGGAGCACTCGCTTGTGCAAACTCTGATAGCCCCACAATACGCAACCGGTCCTTCTGGATTCAACATGCACGGGGTATCACATGGCATTTGCGCCGTACAAATTGCTTGGCACGGAGGTCCCAATATATTCGCCTGCGTGACGGCACCAACATCCGGGGCGATTGGCTCGTCCCCAATGTTGACATCTTCAGCCACGCCGCATCCAAGAGCCCAAACGACCGACACGAATACAAACAAAAAGTGTCTCAATCTCGCCTCAATCAAGTGACACTGCCATGCACCAGACGTCCCCATAGTCGTCAGTATCGCACAAAGTCAATGGATTTCAGATGCTGTCGAGCAGGAGCGATCATGCGAGACTGTGGAGCATGAGTCGCGTCGTGCACAGATAGAGGATGGATTCGGAAAGCTTGCCCTTGTGCTCGTAGTCATTGGGCGAACGCCGCTCCCGATTGAGCGAGCCGTAGGTGCTCTCGCCAATCAAAAGCACGACTGTGTCTCGCCCGGGACGCAGACCGGATCGGGTCACCCGGATGCCAACAAGAGTACGAGCGACAACGCAGCGAGAGTAAACGGTGAGTAGCGCATGGCCATCAACCTACTCGTAGGTGCCCCGATTTAAAGAAAAACCGCACCCTGGCTACCTCTCACCTTCACTTGAAGATGCGGGGTCACCTCCTCGACCACCCAGCCCTCCGAAGCCGTGTTCTTCACCATGACACGGACCGCCGCCTCGGACCTCCCGCCGCTACCGGAAAACAGGAGCTTGGAGATCGTCGTGGCGGCGCCCGCAGAACCGGGCCCAACCACGTAGTCTCCCACCTTCGCCCACGGGAGCCGCGTCAAACCCTTGACTTCCTGGGCGAGGAGCCCGGGCAGCACTCCCACCAGCTCACTCGCCGCCGACGCCTGCCCACCGCTTTCGCATTGCGCGAGGCGCCGCGTGCGGTCCTCCACCTCCTCGCGCAAGGACGCTGCCGTCCGCGGCTGGCGCAACACCTTCACCTGCAGCTGCGCCCTCCCCGCCACGACTCGCGTCGTGGTCCCCCGCTCGGAGGTCCGCCGGAAGGCTCGGTTGTAGCTGCCACCTCCCCAGCCGTGGGGTCCACCGAAGCACCGGCTGATGCTTGGCCAGCAGTCGCAGCACCTCCCCGCTCTACTGGGATCCACCACCTAAACGCACTGCCGACGACAGCCCCGGCACCGAGGTCTCCTCGGGCCGGGGTTTTTCTTTCGTACCTGCGCCGGCGAGAGCCGGGCCCTACATGAAGATCCCGGGCGCCCCCTCGAGGGCCGCGCGCAGTTCCTCGACAGTTGTGTCGCTCTTCTTCGCAATGGTGGGCGCGTGCCACGCCGACGCGACCGTGCCCTTTGGCGGATCGCATACCGTCCTGATGACGGAGTCAAAGGACCCGGGCCACTCGCGCCGCGCCAGCTCCGCCGCGTGCCGGCGTGCGTCCAGGAAGGTGAAGCACGGCCAGCGCGGCAGCCGAATCGAAGTCATGTCGCAATTGAAGAAGCGGCACCCCTCGAGCTGCGCCTCGGAGAAGTCGCAGTCCTCGATCCCACCCGCCCTCCACCTCTCGTCCACGTCCTCGCGGAAGCCGAAGTCATTGCCGGTGTAGCTACCCTTGAACCGGCACCCCTTCAGCTTCATCGTGGCCCACGGCAGGCCCTTCAGCTGGCCCTTCGCCTGAATGGTGCAGTTGACGAGCTGCCCTGATACCAAGCTCACTGCGCGCCGCGCGGCACTGATGATGACCGTGCAGTCGCGCAGCGTCAGGTCGGGGCCGAGCCAGTAGAATGGGCCTTTCAGCAGCTCCAGCCGCTCGCCGATGATCTCTCGCTTCTCGTAGTGGATGTTGGGAGTCACGAGGACCTCAGAAGAAGATCATGCGGAAGAATGTGCTGGCCATCCGCCGCCCGTGCAGCGCGAAGTTGGACTCAGTGCCCGACAGGATCTCGTAATGGTAACTCTGTCCGCCCGGGCCGGTGATGTCTACTCCGCGGCTGTTCCAGGACAAACCGGGGAATCGGTCCTTCACCTGCGCCTCGACCCATCGCCCTCGCGCCTGACGCTCCAGGAGATTCGCACGATGCTCCAAGCTGCGGCGCCGCATCCTGTCGATTGCCCGCACTTCGTCATCCGACAGCATAGCCCGGGACCACTTCGCCGCTTCCTCCCTCACAGCCGCCTGCAGCTCGTCGCCTAGCCGGTCCTCCGCCGGTATGTCCCTGTGGCTCTTGCCTCGCGGGAGGTGCCACCGCTCGCCATTGCTGAGGATGACCTGCCTATTTCCACCACGGTGCTGGATGGCCACGGTGCCCGAGTGCCCTCAAGCTGCTCCCGAGCTGCCGCTCCTCGCCAGGACGTTGATGGCGACGGGCGCCTGCGGGGACGTGAGGACGACGAGGGCGCGGCTCTGCTCCACCACCACCTCCACCGCGGCGGCCTCCTCCATCGCCACCGCTACAGAGCCCTCCATGCCCTGGGCCGCCCACTGAGCCTGCACCTGGTTGAACCTGGGCAGTGAGCGCAGGTGCGTTGCTACCTCGCCGAGAGTCCGCCGGGTGAGGGTGGCCACCGCGAGAATGAGGGCCCGGGCTGCGTCCGTCCCTATGCGCTTGCCGAAGGCCTCGCCGGCGTCGCGCAGCTCCTCGAACGTGGTGGCCTCGTGTGCCGCGTGCGCCATGCTGGCCCACCCGTCCATGAGGCCCCACATGGCGTCCACGCCCAGCCAGGCCAGCAGCACCACCGAGAGCGCGGCCGCAACTGCCTTCGTGCTCGGCTCCGGTAGCAGCCAGAGCGCCAGATACAGGCCCGCGGCCCACACCAGCGAGGCGAGCCCTTGTCGGTGAGGGGCACCAGCGTGAGGACCCTGTCCCGGTACACCTCGGCAAGCAGCTCCTCCTCGGGCATGGCCTGAAGCAGCCCTTGTGCGGCCTCCTGGGGTGTCCCCTGCACCTGGTGGTGCTGGAGGAGCTGCGCCACCGCGCGCTGGTACTCCTCCCGCGTGACGGCCACCACCCGTGTTTTCCCGCCCGCCTCGACATGGCCCGCGTACACAATGACCACCGGCTGCAGCTCCCTCGGCGCCGTTCGCGCCTCGCTCCCCGCTGCCTCCTCCCAGCCGCGGATCCCCCCCTCCCCCCGCTTCCCCGCCGGGCCCCGCGTCGCGCAGGCCGCGTG
This window contains:
- a CDS encoding FG-GAP repeat domain-containing protein, with protein sequence MEPPPPLVEPPPVEPDPPGPGGSMPPPAEPKRERSAWWRASFHAGVSPRGLAVGDFNGDGAVDVAVNASGRNFTSQYVSRVGEFLLLLNDGRGGLGKVTALRDVRGAMGRIAAGDADGDGDLDVLVGTRGGAQLLLGEGNGSFAVKPFSFGEGVVSSLGFWSGGAGSPFLWVLGNEASDEGPGSLAGFSLLRPRGDGGFEASFLQWEDGGDVVYMLDSGLEAAVADYNEDGFADVAFNATLEHGHNAHLFLGDAMGRVRAAGLALWSGFVRHLYTTDFNRDGHADLLAATATRASVFLGDGQGGFSLASTVFLEPDATDVAVVHLDTDGLPDVVALHGTGGAVTLLRGKGDGTLVSRGQLSVGRAPSAAATADLDGDGTPELLVAEADDNTVSVYAIPDELVREPLVPFACPLASRPGGSSTLPSVSPLATVETGVVSTDVAMGDFDADGRQDVALALPEKGVRLVLNAGNGTFMTRDVASHREARGIVAGDFDGDGRTDLAGAFRRLDAPPDTWYGPSVGVLWNDTTAPFERELPLWALEYVGYHLAADFNRDGRMDLVVAVPGYCLGTVLRFTNQGDGTFRGARLEDYNPEPDDSCAGVGAPLAADFNGDGTLDLIHTTLGINLNPTAADGSTLRGHGFAYQFSAEELLGVTDADGDGRMDLVQAASRNGGVVLYPGDGHGSLGAAFPCAPPVGDKTLALTDLDADGVSDFVGVSQDNTTLWVALGTGGGNWGRARRYEPGGQVEWVRPVNLLGDARPELAVMLRSGRLVVFPTPES
- a CDS encoding acyl-CoA carboxylase subunit beta; translation: MKMKDRVEKLEEQRRRNEGMGGPERIERQHAKGKLTARERLKRLFDENTFEEMGLLAGAEGNLPEEEAPGKPSPADGVITGVGEIDGRPVAAAIYDFTVFGGSIGTVGERKVARLRDLALKNRIPMVWLVDSAGARLEAGGEVDPRRLASFADTGYLFREQVVMSGVIPQVAAMVGPGAAGTAYIPALADFVPMVKGTSSIAIGGPYLVESVVGEKVTEEELGGSKVHNELSGVADSEYPDDAACLTAIREYLSFFPSHCEDKPPRKQSSDPFDRRDEDLLKVVPESPRQAFDMHKVILSLVDDRKFFPLKPRFARNLITGLARIDGWPVGIVANNSMYLGGILDVNASDKAARFINLCDAFNIPLVFLQDVPGFMVGTKVEQQGIIRHGAKMMYAVASATVPKLTVVVRKGYGAGYYVMNGRAFEPDLLVAWPGAEIGVMGPEGMVSIAARKLLQSAESPEAAEAMKKELADGLRQHIRIERTAAMAMVDDVVDPRDTRRLLARALKRTANKKVERPFRRREISPV
- a CDS encoding DUF5953 family protein, whose product is MSDAKDSLTLNVYAPSLMSHDERRLAIVHGMERAFPGLYLGWTMSKEEGLVSLPQRDEWVERERADGDFPFLCNDDDNHVVTLGGWEIPAGRYPGAQPQLQIHAMLPLENAVIAAAGGVLAGVAEGAQAVWGHITPGSVMLVIAEQMGPKMYGPPKPPRGLPALKLPDAIPAPEIPHCLGWLNYWSEAAARAIGFPDPARDAELLSRSRRTATDGWVVRLTEAPLDLDNPAHLDALTRAYERFPEIGGRSTP
- a CDS encoding DUF6310 domain-containing protein; the encoded protein is MELEAQPRATKAPAREPSPRKQPATALTQEEDDPRCKPIPLPRHRGGHDPHNECADKMPGNAFPGGDVYVNGKNFDALQLATRTLWEVKTDDFEKQPPRSRQFLVEMKLPEIQRERRLAAECGFKFVVGVRSEAHKAALLRADPSLDVVVMNWC
- a CDS encoding RCC1 domain-containing protein: MQVPGLSGIVLLSVNGNHSLAVGHDGTLWAWGVNGHGQLGDGAATDKRTTPARLASLPGVISIAAGNRFSVAVRSDGSAWAWGYSLDGQLGDGSTATVRTTPVRVQGLTDVTRVAASMHNAVAVKKDGTVWTWGGNLSGQLGDGTQPGYTAKSISPVQALDLQL